One window from the genome of Cricetulus griseus strain 17A/GY chromosome 2, alternate assembly CriGri-PICRH-1.0, whole genome shotgun sequence encodes:
- the Tyms gene encoding thymidylate synthase: MPVVGSKLHSAAQQQGAEAPRHGELQYLGQVEHIMRCGFKKEDRTGTGTLSVFGMQARYSLRDEFPLLTTKRVFWKGVLEELLWFIKGSTNAKELSSKGVRIWDANGSRDFLDSLGFSARQEGDLGPVYGFQWRHFGADYKDMDSDYSGQGVDQLQKVIDTIKTNPDDRRIIMCAWNPKDLPLMALPPCHALCQFYVENGELSCQLYQRSGDMGLGVPFNIASYALLTYMIAHITGLKPGDFVHTLGDAHIYLNHIEPLKIQLQREPRPFPKLKILRKVETIDDFKVEDFQIEGYNPHPTIKMEMAV; this comes from the exons ATGCCAGTCGTTGGCTCCAAGCTGCACTCCGCTGCTCAGCAGCAGGGCGCGGAGGCACCGCGGCACGGGGAGCTGCAGTACCTGGGGCAGGTGGAGCACATTATGCGCTGCGGTTTTAAGAAGGAGGACCGTACCGGCACTGGCACCTTGTCGGTGTTCGGCATGCAGGCGCGATACAGCCTGAGAG ATGAATTTCCTCTGCTCACAACCAAAAGAGTGTTCTGGAAGGGAGTTTTGGAGGAGTTGCTATGGTTTATCAAG GGCTCCACAAATGCTAAAGAACTGTCCTCCAAGGGAGTGAGAATATGGGATGCCAATGGGTCCCGAGATTTTTTGGACAGCCTGGGATTCTCTGCTCGACAGGAAGGGGACCTGGGCCCAGTTTATGGTTTCCAGTGGAGACATTTTGGAGCAGACTACAAAGATATGGATTCAG ATTACTCGGGTCAAGGAGTAGACCAGCTGCAAAAAGTGATTGACACCATCAAAACCAATCCTGATGACAGAAGAATCATCATGTGTGCCTGGAACCCAAAAG ATCTTCCCCTGATGGCACTGCCTCCTTGCCATGCCCTCTGTCAATTCTATGTGGAAAATGGGGAGCTGTCTTGCCAACTTTACCAGAGGTCAGGAGATATGGGCCTGGGTGTGCCCTTCAACATTGCCAGCTATGCCCTGCTTACCTACATGATAGCACACATCACGGGCCTGAAG CCAGGTGATTTTGTCCATACTTTGGGAGATGCACATATTTATCTGAATCATATCGAGCCACTGAAAATTCAG cttCAGCGAGAACCAAGACCTTTCCCAAAGCTCAAAATCCTTCGAAAAGTTGAGACAATTGATGATTTCAAAGTTGAAGACTTTCAGATTGAAGGTTATAATCCACATCCAACGATTAAAATGGAAATGGCTGTTTAG